In Oreochromis aureus strain Israel breed Guangdong linkage group 15, ZZ_aureus, whole genome shotgun sequence, a single genomic region encodes these proteins:
- the LOC120433220 gene encoding uncharacterized protein LOC120433220 has product MAAFTWIQMSSLLILMLQFKGTTEQHQTDQTVTAGRGHDVTLPCKNVIQGQHNCISTTWIFSDSSSTVALFELGQNKEAKPKSDRLSVSADCSLVIKKVTDQDVGHYTCRQFKKATGSQEHPDFIIDLSVINSEDVTTTESTTVKFTTRTLPTTKSTTSAIKVTLKITNIWTTREEVKTSEGTLATIIQGQAFTVCVEKFSVMFYMI; this is encoded by the exons atGGCTGCATTCACATGGATTCAAATGTCTTCATTACTGATACTGATGCTTCAGTTTAAAG GAACAACTGAGCAACATCAAACTGATCAAACTGTCACAGCTGGACGTGGACATGATGTTACTCTGCCTTGTAAAAATGTGATACAAGGTCAGCATAACTGTATCAGTACTACCTGGATCTTCAGTGATTCAAGCAGCACAGTAGCACTCTTTGAACTTGGGCAGAATAAAGAAGCCAAACCTAAATCAGACAGACTGAGTGTTTCTGCAGACTGTTCTCTGGTTATAAAGAAGGTCACAGATCAGGATGTTGGTCATTACACCTGCAGACAGTTCAAAAAAGCAACAGGATCACAAGAACATCCAGACTTTATTATTGATCTGTCTGTTATTAACA GTGAAGATGTGACAACAACAGAATCAACAACAGTGAAGTTCACCACAAGAACATTACCGACAACAAAATCCACAACATCAGCAATTAAAGTAACATTAAAAATCACAAACATATGGACAACAAGAGAGGAAGTAAAGACATCAGAGGGGACATTGGCAACAATCATTCAAGGTCAGGCCTTCACTGTCTGTGTGGAGAAATTCAGTGTGAtgttttacatgatttaa